The genomic stretch ATAGCGGCCAGCCGGATGCGTGTCATGGCCGAAGGTCATGGTGCGATTGAAAGCGGCGGCATGGCGTGGGAAAATCTCGGCAAGCAAAGACCGAGGTGGCGCGCGGGCAACCGCCGTCGAGCGTGCGACATGTCGACTAGGGCGAACAAAATCTAAACCTTTACGCCACGATGCAGACCAAGGCGCCGCGGCGCCTTTTTTATTGCTTGGAATTCCCACCATGATCAATATCACTCTTCCCGACGGCAGCCAACGCCAATTCGAAAATCCTGTGACGGTGGGCGACGTTGCCGCCTCCATCGGCGCGGGCCTCGCCAAGGCCGCGCTGGCCGGCAAGGTCGGCGACAAACTCGTCGACACGAGTTACCGCATCGACCACGACGCAAGCCTCGCCATCATCACGGAAAAAAGTCCCGAAGCGCTCGACATCCTGCGCCACTCCACCGCGCACCTGCTCGCGCAGGCGACGCAGCGGCTGTTTCCGGACACGCAGGTCACGATCGGCCCGGTGGTCGAAAACGGGTTCTATTACGACTTCGCGCGCAAGACGCCATTCACGCCGGAAGATCTCGACAAGATCGAGGCCGAGATGAAGAAGATCGTCGGCGAGTCGCTCCCGGTCGAGCGCCGCGTGATGCGCAAGGACGACGCGATCAAGTTCTTCAAGGACAAGGGCGAGGTCTACAAGGCGCAGATCATCGACGAGATCATTCCGCCGGGCGAGGAAATCTCGCTGTACGGGCAGGGCGACTGGGTGGACCTGTGCCGCGGCCCGCACGTACCGAACACGAACAAGCTGCGCGCGTTCAAGCTGATGAAGGTGGCTGGCGCCTACTGGCGCGGCGACTCGAACAACGAGATGCTGCAGCGCGTCTATGGCACCGCGTGGCTCAACGACAAGGATTTGAAGGCATATTTGACCCAACTCGAAGAAGCCGAGAAGCGCGACCATCGCAAGCTGGCCAAGCAGCTCGATCTGTTCCATCTGCAGGAAGAAGCGCCGGGCCTCATTTTCTGGCATCCCAAGGGCTGGTCGATCTGGCAGGTGGTCGAGCAATACATGCGCCGCGTGTACCGCGAAACCGGCTACGGCGAGGTGAAGGCACCGCAGGTGCTCGACGTCGCGCTGTGGAAGAAGTCGGGCCACTGGGACAACTACAAGGACAACATGTTCTTCACCGAATCGGAGAAGCGCACCTATGCGCTGAAACCGATGAACTGTCCCGGCCACGTGCAGATTTTCAACCATGGCCTGCACAGCTACCGCGACCTCCCCATCCGCTACGGCGAATTCGGCGGCTGCCATCGCAACGAGCCTTCGGGCGCATTGCACGGCATCCTGCGCGTGCGCGGCTTCACCCAGGACGACGCGCATATCTTCTGCACCACCGACCAGATCGTCGACGAGGTCGTGGCGTGCATCGACTTCGCGAAGGCGGTGCTCGATACCTTCGGCTTCGACAAATTCCAGGTGGAACTCTCGACCTGGGATCCAAACGACAAGAAAAACTATGCGGGCTCGGACGATCAGTGGAAGCTCGCCGAGCATTCGCTCGAAATCGCGCTGAAGCGGCGGAATATCGAGTACAAGACGATCCCCGGCGAAGCGGCATTCTACGGACCGAAAATCGACGTCAAACTGGTCGATGCGATCGGACGCCTGTGGCAGCTCTCGACCGTTCAGTTCGACTTCAACCTCCCGGCGCGGTTCGGACTTGAATACGTCGGTGAAGACGGACAGCGGCATCAACCCGTGATGGTGCACCGCGCGCTCTACGGTTCGGTCGAACGCTTCTTCGGCGTGCTGATCGAGCATTACGCCGGAGCCTTTCCGCTCTGGCTCTCGCCGGTGCAGGTGGCGATCGTGCCCATCGCCGAGCGTCATGCGGAGTACGCGAATAAGGTCGCTGCGGAGCTGCGCGGCGCCGGCATTCGCGTCGAGGTGGACGCGCGCAACGAGAAGATGAACGCCAAGATCCGCGAATTCGCGCTTCAGAAGATTCCGTTCATCCTCGTAGTCGGCGACAAGGAAGCCGAGAGCGGCCAGGTCAACGTCCGTGTGCGCGGGCAGGAGAAGGCGGAAGGCACCGTCAGCACCGTCGACTTCGTCGAACGGGTGAAGAGGTTGGATCAGAGCAAAAGTACGGGACTGATTTAAGACCGACTCACCACAGAGGCACAGAGACACCGAGAAGGACGGGTCAAAACGGCCTGTCCTTCACGTTTGTCTGGGTGAATCCGCGCAAATCTGCGGTTCGCTTTTCGCTCCCTTCGAGGTTTAGGTCCATGGGTGTATCCTTCCCTGTTCTCTAGGAGCTCTCATGTCTAATCGTCGCGACTTCCTCAAAACTGGTGTCCTCGGCGCGGCTGCCGTCGCGGCTGCATCGAAGCTTGAACTCTCCGCCTCGGCGCAAACCTCGTCAAAGCCGTTCGAACTCGAAGAGATCACCGTTGCCGAGTTGCGGGCGGGGCTCGACTCCGGGCGGTTTACTTCGCAGCAGCTCGTCGAGATGTACTCGCAGCGCATCGCCGAGATCGACAAGCAGGGTCCGTCCATTAACGCCGTCATAGAGATGAACCCGGATGCGATGGAGATCGCGGCCAAAGCCGACCAGGAACGCAAGGTTGGCGGCGGCCACGGCCCAATGCACGGCATCCCCGTACTCATCAAGGACAACATCGCAACCGCCGACAAGATGTCGACCTCGGCCGGTTCGCTGGCGCTGAAAGATGCTAAGTCGCCAAAGGATGCGTTTGTCGCTGCCCAACTGCGCAAAGCCGGCGCGATCATCCTGGGCAAGACCAATCTCAGCGAGTGGGCAAACATTCGCTCTTCACACTCTTCCAGCGGCTGGAGTGGCCGAGGCGGTCAGACGCATTGTCCGTACGCGCTCGACCGCAATCCTTCGGGTTCGAGTTCCGGCTCCGGTGTGGCGGCCAGCGCGAACGAATGCGCGGTGGCGATCGGGACGGAAACGGACGGGTCAATCGTGTCGCCCTCGTGCTCGAACGGGCTGGTGGGGATCAAGCCGACGGTGGGACTAATCGGGCGCACCGGGATCATTCCGATCTCTCACACACAGGACACCCCCGGACCGATGGCACGTACGGTAGCGGACGCCGCTGCGCTGCTGACCGTGCTGGCCGCCGTCGATCCCGAAGATGCCGCCGCGAAAGCTTCGGCCGGCAAGGCGCAGGATTACCTCCGAGCGCTCAATCCCAACGGGTTGAAGGGCGCGCGGTTGGGCGTATTAAGGAAGTATGCAGACGTCGGTATCAATGAATTGAAGCTTTTCGAGGATGCTCTGAAGGTCCTGAAAGGCAGCGGCGCGGAAATCATTGATCCCCTCGAGATCAAGAGCATGGGGAGCTTCGACGACAAGGAGTTCCAGGTTCTGCTCTATGAATTGAAAGCCGACCTGCCGAAGTACTTTGAGTGGTTCGGCCCGACATCGCCGCTGAAGACGCTCGCGGACGCGATCAAGTTCAACGACGATCATGCAGCCGAGGAGATGCCGTACTTCGGGCAGGAAGTCTTCCTGAAAGCGCAGGACAAGGGACCTCTGACCTCAACCGAATATGTGAAGGCATTAGAGGCCTGTCGAAAGGGATCGCGCGACGAAGGCATCGACGCCGCGATGAACGAGCAGAAGTTGGACGCGATCATCTGTCCGACCGGGACCTGCGCCTGGCCGACGGACCTGGTAAACGGTGACGGCGGTTATGGGAGCGCGTCATCACTGGCAGCGGTAGCCGGCTATCCGCACATCACGCTGCCGATGGGCTACGTCTTCGGAATGCCGGTAGGGATTTCGTTCTTCGGACGGGCGTGGAGCGAAGCGAAACTGATCAGCCTGGCGTACGCATACGAACAGAAGACGAAGTTCCGGAGAGCGCCGAAGTTCCTGCCGACGGCGGAGGTAAAAGTATAGGGACGAAAGGACTAATGCAGAGGCTGCGGAGGTCACAAAGGGAAACAGCGACTTTTCCAGGCGTGGTTTCCCTCAGCGTCCTCCGCGCCCTCTGCGTTTCTCTTTCCCCACGATGTAGTATTTCTCCGTGCTTCAGAAGCTCCTAAGCTACATTCGCGAGCGGCATTTGGTTCGCGCTGGCGAACGGATCGGCATTGCCGTTTCCGGTGGTGCCGACTCGGTAGCGCTCTTGCGCGCCATGCTGGGGCTACGCGAGGACTTGGGGATCGTTGTCTCGGCTGTTCATTTCAATCACAAGATTCGTGGCCGCGAAGGCGATGCGGACTCCGAATTCGTAGGTGAATTGGCGAAGCAGCACGGGCTGGAATTTCATCAAGGCTGTGATGATGTACCTGCGTTCGCAAAGAAGCATCATCTGAGTACGGAAGCCGCAGCAAGACGATTGCGCTATGAGATGTTTCACAAGCTGCTTGCCGGGCAGAGCGTCGATAAGATCGCCACAGCGCACACCCGGGACGACCAGGCGGAGACGGTGTTGCTGCGTGTTCTTCGTGGTGCGGGAACGAGGGGCCTGGCTGGAATTCACCCGATGCTAAAGCTCGAGCGGGGTGCGATCATTCGCCCGATGCTGAGGGTCACTCGAGCCGAAGTTGAGGACTACCTAAGATCTCTAGGTCAGCCATGGCGAGAGGACGCGACTAATACTGATGTTGCGTATACCCGAAATCGCGTCCGGCATGAGTTGCTGCCGCTGCTCGAACACGACTACAACCCAAGCGTCCGGGAGGTTCTGGCGGCGGCCGCCGAGGTAGCACGTGATGAGGACGCGTTTTGGAAGGCGCTGATAGAGCCGCTGGCCGAGACGGCAATCGCATCTGACGACGAAGGCGCGACGGTTCGCTTGGACAGCTCAGCGACTCAGTCGCTTGCGGTTCGCCGCCGACTGCTCCGCCTGGCCGCCGAACGAAGCGGCCTGCGACTGGATTTTCACCACGCGGAGCAGGTGCTTGGACTGCTTGAGAAATCAAAGGGAGCGAGGGTGGAACTCCCGCGAGGGTGGCGGGCCCGGCGGATTGGGCCGAAGGCAATTCAGCTCAGCCAGAAGGGAGAAAACAGCCCCACGTTTCGCGCTGAAAACCGCGCCAAGAATCGGGCTCCTCGGAACGGGAATGACTCACCTGGCTACGAATACCCAATCAGCATCCCCGGCGAGGTTGAGATCGCGCAGGTTAGGACTGTGGTTCGCCTAAGTATCGTGGATAAGATCGATAGCGCAGAGAGTTATAATCCGGCATCTCTGCTGGATGCTTCGCGGCTCACGGCTCCGCTGGTGTTGCGGAATTGGCGGGCGGGCGACAGAATGCGCCCCCTGCATCGCGGCTCGGAAGAGAAGCTGAAGCGCCTCTTCCAGGAAAAGAAGATTCCGGCGGAACAACGCTCCTTATGGCCGGTTCTTACGAGCGCTGACCGGGTGGTTTGGGCCAAGGAGCTTGGGGTTGTCACAGAGTTCGCTGCTACATGTGACGCAGCCGCAGTGCGAATTGAAGTTGAAGAACGAACTCACTCAGGCCAAGAGAAGGCTTGAATGGTGAATCGAACAACCAAGAGCTAGGAACGAAGAACGAATCGATGGCCCTACCCACCAACCCGAAGGTTGTGATCACTCCGGAGCAGATATCCAAGCGGATCGCTGCCATGGGGCGGCAGATCACCGACGACTACAAAGGCAAGACGCTGCACATTGTCACAGTGCTCGAGAACGGGTTTGTCTTTGCGGCCGACCTTGTACGCGCGCTCGACGTGCCGATGGTCTGCCACTTCGTGCGCCCGTTCACCCGCGAAGTCTCGCAGGGCAATGTTGCCACTACCGAAATCTTCTACCGCCCTGAGTTGGAGGTAGGCGGCCAGGATGTTTTGCTGGTGGATGGACTGATGGAATCCGGGGTGACTTCGGAATTCCTCGTGCGGAACCTGATCGGGCGAGGCGCCGTTTCGGTGAAGGTGGCGGTGCTACTCGATCGGCAGTCGCAGCGCCGGGTCGGCATCCAACCTGATTACTTCGGTTTCCTGGTGAACGAAGACTACGTCTACGGATATGGATTGGGTGGGCCGGATTTGGGTCGCAATATGCCCTATATTGCCATTGGCCAGCAAAACGCGTAATCGTCTAGCCTGCCCGGGCAGCACGCAAACATCCGCCAAAACACTGATTCGGAGTGATGTCGATAGCATCTCTACTCGGCCCGCTGTCGCTTCTTGACAGAGGTCGCGAGCAGACGCAAACCTCAGGAATTAGGGCGTTTGCCGGGGTACGTGCCTGCCGTTCTACAACCAAATCGGCAAGATAATTGCTCGTAAAACGGTTACAATCGTTACGCTGGGGTTGGGAAAAACCTAGGTCGTTAGTAGCCCAATGGCATCTAATGACGCAGGGGCTCGTGTTTTTGGGCTTCACGCTTTCCCCTCTAGATACAGGAGTTTTTCGTGAATTCAACCGCTAAACAGGTCGTGTTCTGGCTGGTCATTCTGCTGTTCGGTGTACTGCTGTGGCAGGTAGTCCACATGAGCGCCAATGGTATGAAGGATCAGGAGATCAATTTCTCCGACTTCATGAACAAAGTGAATCAGGGCGCCATTGCGGATGTGACCATCGATGGGCAGCAGGTCCACGGTCACTACAAGGACGGCAAGACCCAGTTCCACACGACCGTTCCGGTAACCTATCCGGACATGAATAAAGCCCTTCTCGACAAGGGCGTGAACGTTAACGTGCGCGACACCAGCGGGGCCGGATGGCCTACCTGGCTGCTTCAATTCGCACCGCTCATCCTGATAGCCGCAGTGTGGTTCTTCATGCTCCGCCAGATGCAGACTGGCGGCAACAAGGCACTTTCGTTTGGAAAGAGCCGAGCGCGCTTGCTCTCCATGCAGCAGAAGAAGGTCACTTTCAAGGATGTGGCCGGCGTGGACGAGGCGAAGGAAGAGCTGAAAGAGATTATTGAGTTTCTGCGCGAGGCGCAGAAATTCCAGAAGCTCGGCGGACGCATCCCCAAAGGCGTGCTGCTGGTCGGGCCTCCGGGAACCGGCAAGACCTTGCTGGCGCGAGCTGTTGCCGGCGAGGCCAACGTTCCTTTCTTCAGTATTTCGGGTTCGGACTTCGTCGAGATGTTTGTCGGCGTCGGCGCGAGCCGCGTCCGCGATCTGTTCGAGCAGGGAAAGAAAAATGCCCCCTGCATCATCTTCATCGATGAAATCGACGCCGTCGGACGTCATCGTGGCGCTGGCCTCGGCGGGGGACACGACGAGCGCGAGCAGACCTTGAACCAGTTGCTGGTCGAGATGGACGGCTTCGAGTCCAACGAAGGTGTCATCCTGATCGCCGCAACGAACCGTCCGGACGTTCTCGATCCGGCGCTGCTCCGTCCCGGCCGATTCGACCGCCGCGTGGTGGTTTCGCTGCCGGATATTGGCGGCCGCGAAGAAATTCTCCGGGTCCACACCCGCAAGATTCCTCTCGCGGACGACGTCAACCTCTCAATTCTCGCTCGTGGGACACCGGGTTTCAGCGGCGCTGATTTGGCCAACATGGTCAACGAGGCTGCCCTGAACGCCGCCCGTCACAACCGCAAGACGGTTCTGATGTACGACTTCGAGTTGGCGAAGGACAAGGTTCTGATGGGTGCCGAGCGCCGCTCGATGATCCTGACCGACGAAGAGAAGAGGGTCACGGCATTCCACGAAGCCGGTCACGCTCTAGTCGCGGCGATGAGCCCGAACGCGGATCCGCTGCACAAGGTCACAATTATTCCTCGCGGCATGGCGCTGGGCGTCACCATGCAACTGCCGGAGACCGATAAGCACAACTACACGCTCGACTACCTCGAAACGCAGATTTCGGTGCTGATGGGCGGTCGACTAGCCGAGGAGATGTTCCTCAATCAGATGTCGACCGGCGCTGGCAACGACATCGAGCGCGCCAGCGATTTGGCCCGCAAGATGGTTTGCGAGTGGGGTATGAGCCAGTTGGGTCCGCTGACCTTCGGAAAGAAGGAAGAGCAGATATTCCTTGGCCGCGAGATCGCTCAACATCGCGACTTCAGCGAGGAGACCGCGATCAAGATCGACGAGGAAGTCCTGCGGTTTGTGAATGAAGCCTACGCGCGGTCGAAGAGCATCCTCGAGACGCACAGGGATGCGCTGGAGCGGATCGCCCTGGCGTTGCTCGAACGCGAAGTTCTGGACGCCGCTGAGATCCAGTTGCTGATCCAGGGCAAGCCGCTTCCGGAACGCGTGTCGCCATCGTCGCCCGACGACCACGGGAACGTGCAGCACGTGCTCAAGCCGGAACCGGGACGCCAGCCTGGACTGGCTCCGGGCGAGCGGCCATCACCGGCGTAAAGGAAACTGGAACCAATTAAAAGCGATGTCCGGAAAACCGGACATCGCTTTTCGTTTTGGAAGTTAAACCTGCCAACAGCGGCGAGCAACCAGCCAGCCGTCACGGCTTTTCTGATCGGTCGGCCTTTGGCGATTTTTTCGTGTAGCAGTTGTGGGCCTTTTCCATGTCGACCAGTTCTGCGATGCTCCGCGCCGTTCCGACGGTCAGGAAGCAGCGCAGGCAGATTGAATCCCACGTACCATCACCATTGTTTCGATACTGAAACTCTGGCCGCGGAAGCGTCGCATGATCGACCATCTTAGCGCCCTCAACTATTCGGGAAAGCGAGGATTATAAACAGGAATCCCGGGAAATCAAGACCTTCGTTGTCAAAATCCTGGCACCGTTCAACGACACAACCGTGACGAGGAAGAGCCGAAACGTAAGGAACTCATGGAGTTTTCCTGCAAAATATTTTCCTTCATGCCTAATGGATAGCAGCTTTGGATGAAATGAATGTGAAAAGTCCATGGAACATAGCTATCTATGTGATGTGCGGCGGCACAAAAGTGGGTTCGCTCCTATGTATCTGGTAAGCTTGCACCTGCATGGAGGTGTAAGCCGTGCGTATATCCAGGGTTCCAGTATCTTTGGCAATTCTCGGCTGTGCCCTTTGCGCGTTCGCGCAGGAAGCGGCAAAACCCTCGCAGGAAACCACGAAGCCCGCGCAAGAAGCTCCCAAACCTGTTCCGCCCATGAGTCCCTTCCTGCGACTCACTTCCGCCAAGACAATCTTTCTCGAGGCTTCCGGCGGCAGC from Terriglobia bacterium encodes the following:
- the thrS gene encoding threonine--tRNA ligase, coding for MINITLPDGSQRQFENPVTVGDVAASIGAGLAKAALAGKVGDKLVDTSYRIDHDASLAIITEKSPEALDILRHSTAHLLAQATQRLFPDTQVTIGPVVENGFYYDFARKTPFTPEDLDKIEAEMKKIVGESLPVERRVMRKDDAIKFFKDKGEVYKAQIIDEIIPPGEEISLYGQGDWVDLCRGPHVPNTNKLRAFKLMKVAGAYWRGDSNNEMLQRVYGTAWLNDKDLKAYLTQLEEAEKRDHRKLAKQLDLFHLQEEAPGLIFWHPKGWSIWQVVEQYMRRVYRETGYGEVKAPQVLDVALWKKSGHWDNYKDNMFFTESEKRTYALKPMNCPGHVQIFNHGLHSYRDLPIRYGEFGGCHRNEPSGALHGILRVRGFTQDDAHIFCTTDQIVDEVVACIDFAKAVLDTFGFDKFQVELSTWDPNDKKNYAGSDDQWKLAEHSLEIALKRRNIEYKTIPGEAAFYGPKIDVKLVDAIGRLWQLSTVQFDFNLPARFGLEYVGEDGQRHQPVMVHRALYGSVERFFGVLIEHYAGAFPLWLSPVQVAIVPIAERHAEYANKVAAELRGAGIRVEVDARNEKMNAKIREFALQKIPFILVVGDKEAESGQVNVRVRGQEKAEGTVSTVDFVERVKRLDQSKSTGLI
- a CDS encoding amidase, which produces MSNRRDFLKTGVLGAAAVAAASKLELSASAQTSSKPFELEEITVAELRAGLDSGRFTSQQLVEMYSQRIAEIDKQGPSINAVIEMNPDAMEIAAKADQERKVGGGHGPMHGIPVLIKDNIATADKMSTSAGSLALKDAKSPKDAFVAAQLRKAGAIILGKTNLSEWANIRSSHSSSGWSGRGGQTHCPYALDRNPSGSSSGSGVAASANECAVAIGTETDGSIVSPSCSNGLVGIKPTVGLIGRTGIIPISHTQDTPGPMARTVADAAALLTVLAAVDPEDAAAKASAGKAQDYLRALNPNGLKGARLGVLRKYADVGINELKLFEDALKVLKGSGAEIIDPLEIKSMGSFDDKEFQVLLYELKADLPKYFEWFGPTSPLKTLADAIKFNDDHAAEEMPYFGQEVFLKAQDKGPLTSTEYVKALEACRKGSRDEGIDAAMNEQKLDAIICPTGTCAWPTDLVNGDGGYGSASSLAAVAGYPHITLPMGYVFGMPVGISFFGRAWSEAKLISLAYAYEQKTKFRRAPKFLPTAEVKV
- the tilS gene encoding tRNA lysidine(34) synthetase TilS, with the protein product MLQKLLSYIRERHLVRAGERIGIAVSGGADSVALLRAMLGLREDLGIVVSAVHFNHKIRGREGDADSEFVGELAKQHGLEFHQGCDDVPAFAKKHHLSTEAAARRLRYEMFHKLLAGQSVDKIATAHTRDDQAETVLLRVLRGAGTRGLAGIHPMLKLERGAIIRPMLRVTRAEVEDYLRSLGQPWREDATNTDVAYTRNRVRHELLPLLEHDYNPSVREVLAAAAEVARDEDAFWKALIEPLAETAIASDDEGATVRLDSSATQSLAVRRRLLRLAAERSGLRLDFHHAEQVLGLLEKSKGARVELPRGWRARRIGPKAIQLSQKGENSPTFRAENRAKNRAPRNGNDSPGYEYPISIPGEVEIAQVRTVVRLSIVDKIDSAESYNPASLLDASRLTAPLVLRNWRAGDRMRPLHRGSEEKLKRLFQEKKIPAEQRSLWPVLTSADRVVWAKELGVVTEFAATCDAAAVRIEVEERTHSGQEKA
- a CDS encoding phosphoribosyltransferase family protein, encoding MALPTNPKVVITPEQISKRIAAMGRQITDDYKGKTLHIVTVLENGFVFAADLVRALDVPMVCHFVRPFTREVSQGNVATTEIFYRPELEVGGQDVLLVDGLMESGVTSEFLVRNLIGRGAVSVKVAVLLDRQSQRRVGIQPDYFGFLVNEDYVYGYGLGGPDLGRNMPYIAIGQQNA
- the ftsH gene encoding ATP-dependent zinc metalloprotease FtsH is translated as MNSTAKQVVFWLVILLFGVLLWQVVHMSANGMKDQEINFSDFMNKVNQGAIADVTIDGQQVHGHYKDGKTQFHTTVPVTYPDMNKALLDKGVNVNVRDTSGAGWPTWLLQFAPLILIAAVWFFMLRQMQTGGNKALSFGKSRARLLSMQQKKVTFKDVAGVDEAKEELKEIIEFLREAQKFQKLGGRIPKGVLLVGPPGTGKTLLARAVAGEANVPFFSISGSDFVEMFVGVGASRVRDLFEQGKKNAPCIIFIDEIDAVGRHRGAGLGGGHDEREQTLNQLLVEMDGFESNEGVILIAATNRPDVLDPALLRPGRFDRRVVVSLPDIGGREEILRVHTRKIPLADDVNLSILARGTPGFSGADLANMVNEAALNAARHNRKTVLMYDFELAKDKVLMGAERRSMILTDEEKRVTAFHEAGHALVAAMSPNADPLHKVTIIPRGMALGVTMQLPETDKHNYTLDYLETQISVLMGGRLAEEMFLNQMSTGAGNDIERASDLARKMVCEWGMSQLGPLTFGKKEEQIFLGREIAQHRDFSEETAIKIDEEVLRFVNEAYARSKSILETHRDALERIALALLEREVLDAAEIQLLIQGKPLPERVSPSSPDDHGNVQHVLKPEPGRQPGLAPGERPSPA